The Nitrospirota bacterium genome contains a region encoding:
- a CDS encoding DEAD/DEAH box helicase, with amino-acid sequence MIFEEFKLSKDTLKSISELGFEEPTPIQVSAIPLIMNGRDIVGQAQTGTGKTAAFGIPIAENMHMGKNPFAIILEPTRELAVQVSQEIHKLGKYRNVSVLPVYGGTSIERQIKSLHRGVNVVVGTPGRIIDLMNRKKLSLSEIRIVVLDEADEMLDMGFLEDIEMILGAVPAGRQTLLFSATMPQPIMNIARRHMKNPAKVRINAQEVVVTKIRQAAYEVREESKVDALSRLLDVENPQLAIVFCHTKREVDDVFMKLSQLGYNAGAIHGDFTQVRREEVMKRFRAGMLDILVATDVAARGLDIKDVSHVINYSIPQNPDSYVHRIGRTGRAGRSGSAITFVTPWQYKHLRLIEKTAKTIIHRKKLPSSADVVRAKEKNIVRDIAKIIQDKRHEGYFQAVKELSGDHSFSDIAAAALCAAYGEMQERPAEKAPSKDPHVHLIKTEGKNGSRRSPDILNSGTSKSHMYLQRGRKHREKSFYRTF; translated from the coding sequence ATGATATTTGAAGAATTCAAGCTCAGTAAAGATACACTGAAATCCATATCAGAATTGGGATTTGAAGAACCTACTCCCATTCAGGTGTCGGCCATACCGCTCATAATGAACGGACGTGATATCGTGGGCCAGGCGCAGACCGGAACAGGCAAGACAGCTGCCTTCGGTATCCCGATTGCTGAAAACATGCACATGGGCAAAAACCCTTTTGCGATAATACTGGAACCGACCAGGGAACTGGCGGTACAGGTGTCGCAGGAAATCCACAAACTGGGCAAGTACAGGAACGTCAGCGTCCTGCCTGTGTACGGGGGTACATCGATTGAAAGGCAGATAAAATCACTGCACCGCGGCGTAAATGTCGTTGTCGGAACCCCCGGCCGTATTATAGACCTCATGAACAGAAAAAAACTCTCATTGTCTGAGATAAGGATTGTGGTTCTTGATGAAGCAGATGAGATGCTTGACATGGGTTTTCTTGAGGACATAGAGATGATCCTCGGCGCTGTCCCGGCCGGACGTCAAACCCTTCTCTTTTCCGCCACCATGCCGCAGCCTATCATGAATATCGCGAGACGTCATATGAAGAATCCTGCAAAAGTACGGATAAACGCGCAGGAGGTTGTTGTTACAAAGATACGCCAGGCAGCATACGAAGTCAGGGAAGAGAGCAAGGTCGATGCACTGTCACGTCTCCTTGATGTGGAAAATCCGCAGCTTGCCATCGTCTTTTGTCATACAAAAAGAGAGGTTGACGATGTCTTTATGAAACTCAGTCAGCTTGGGTACAATGCGGGGGCCATTCATGGTGATTTTACCCAGGTGCGTCGCGAAGAAGTGATGAAACGGTTCAGGGCAGGAATGCTGGATATCCTCGTTGCGACTGATGTGGCTGCCAGGGGTCTTGATATAAAGGATGTATCCCATGTAATTAATTACAGTATTCCGCAGAACCCTGACAGCTATGTCCACAGGATTGGAAGGACAGGAAGGGCAGGCAGGTCAGGCAGCGCGATCACCTTCGTGACTCCCTGGCAGTACAAACATCTGCGTTTGATCGAAAAAACTGCAAAGACAATCATCCACAGAAAAAAACTGCCTTCTTCCGCAGATGTTGTGCGGGCGAAAGAAAAAAATATTGTCAGGGATATCGCGAAAATCATTCAAGACAAACGTCATGAGGGATATTTCCAGGCAGTAAAAGAATTGTCCGGAGACCACAGTTTTAGCGACATTGCAGCGGCAGCGTTATGTGCAGCCTATGGTGAGATGCAGGAGAGGCCGGCAGAGAAAGCACCAAGCAAGGACCCGCATGTTCATCTGATCAAGACCGAAGGGAAAAATGGCAGCAGGAGGTCACCGGATATCCTGAATTCAGGGACATCAAAAAGTCACATGTATTTGCAGAGGGGACGAAAACACCGGGAAAAAAGCTTTTACAGAACTTTTTAG
- a CDS encoding N-glycosylase/DNA lyase, giving the protein MPLLKKRYNWTILNQLLEIHAGKKREIDSRLREFRLCGRRCTDEELFGELVFCLLTPQSRAKCCWNAVLSIKEQNLLTDGTVDQIRDRLHRVRFHNKKAGYVVEARSLCMKDGRFSIRRIIQSHADCRALREWLAENIRGLGYKEASHFLRNIGLGENIAILDRHILKNLLLLGVIKEIPGSLSRGAYLLTEQRMAEFALSTGIPLAHLDLLLWYKETGEIFK; this is encoded by the coding sequence ATGCCCTTGCTGAAAAAACGATATAACTGGACAATACTCAATCAGCTCCTTGAAATTCATGCAGGCAAGAAACGTGAAATAGATTCACGTCTCAGGGAATTCCGGCTTTGCGGCAGGCGCTGCACGGACGAAGAACTCTTCGGTGAACTCGTATTCTGTCTCCTCACTCCGCAATCCAGGGCAAAGTGCTGCTGGAATGCGGTTCTCTCCATTAAGGAGCAGAATCTTCTGACTGACGGGACTGTCGATCAGATACGAGACAGGCTCCACCGTGTACGGTTCCACAACAAAAAAGCCGGGTATGTCGTTGAGGCAAGGTCGCTGTGCATGAAGGATGGCAGGTTCTCCATAAGACGTATCATCCAATCTCATGCTGACTGCCGTGCACTCAGGGAATGGCTGGCAGAGAATATCAGGGGACTCGGATACAAGGAAGCAAGTCATTTCCTGAGGAATATCGGCCTCGGAGAGAATATTGCAATCCTGGACAGACATATCCTGAAAAATCTCCTTCTTCTCGGCGTCATCAAGGAAATTCCCGGATCCCTCAGCAGGGGGGCGTATCTGCTGACAGAGCAGAGAATGGCCGAGTTTGCCCTGAGCACAGGCATCCCCTTAGCACATCTGGATCTGCTTCTCTGGTACAAGGAGACAGGAGAAATATTCAAGTAA
- a CDS encoding ChaN family lipoprotein, with protein MNLIVIIAILASCMFPFPSLAAAEEIPSHRISVSFDTGKNVVRGTSVIVLRERKATDIHTGDLHIISVQKDGRPYVPEMKDGVFSVTSAATLEIVFEGVYRENPSDNNHPESPGVIGGKGIHLSGRWYPYVDGPAFYTLKVLLPKGFRAVSEAEDVEVQETADGMQYSFIFPHPVERVSLVAGRYLEIQETFEGISLTGFFFPEDVAHAKTYFGYAKKYLRMYGKLLTPFPYRRLCIVENIRPGSHSRPTYIVVEPEMIQDPAYAEESFRRAFLRQWFGHYIFTDRREGDWSGGLVAYLSDHFMREKAGEGVQYRKQMLTEYANYVNQKNDIPLRNFIYRHNPSDSTGYIKGLMVFHMLENHTGKDAFYNALKKLVREHGFREASWDDLKNAFETESGKKLERFFDQWLNRKGLPSLTVNDPRVLVLRGTPTVVFDIVQEGEPYTMDLKVKIVTDVSEFSRTLTLDSGKGSFEIPVQGSPVKMTVDGDCNVLRKLSDEEIPPLLSGFFGDEKKIILVSDEDREKYQKLISIVKGAVIKDEYEIMDEDIRTHSLLVFGYGGPVMKRLFGTANRTGDGFSLEIWRNPLNPSKVVAIASAISRAEVDMSAEKIFSYGHTSFVRFKKGKNVDVKTAPAELGLVFGLDKPVLVIQPRQITRIEEIIPNILEKPVIYIAERHTDYEDHKVQLKVIMNLHEQGRKFAIGMEMFQRPFQKVIDDYLAGAISEMEFLKGTEYFKRWQFDYHLYREIVEYAKAKKIPVIALNIWTEIVKKVSSEGLDSLSDIEKREIPESMNMSDAAYQEKLRDVFRQHQHSNKEGRNFENFYQAQILWDETMAHSIDAFLKKNPDYQMVVLAGTGHIMYDSGVPNRVHRLNGKEYVTIIPNNGSVDAELGDYLYSAESIPLPSNLKLGVVLKEKKGRVEVEKIVPGSIAKSAGVEEGDIIISLNDWVVSDIADVKIFMLEKKRGEKFTVRVMRKGFLSGYKEVVLIGTM; from the coding sequence ATGAATCTTATTGTTATCATTGCAATTCTTGCATCCTGTATGTTCCCTTTCCCTTCGCTTGCAGCTGCTGAGGAAATCCCGTCTCACAGGATTTCTGTTTCATTTGATACCGGGAAAAACGTTGTCCGGGGCACGTCGGTCATAGTTCTCAGGGAGCGGAAGGCGACAGACATCCATACCGGTGACCTCCACATTATCTCTGTGCAGAAGGACGGCAGACCTTATGTTCCCGAAATGAAGGACGGCGTGTTTTCAGTTACATCAGCAGCCACTCTTGAAATAGTCTTTGAAGGGGTATACAGGGAAAATCCATCGGACAATAACCATCCGGAATCGCCGGGAGTCATCGGAGGAAAGGGGATACATCTGTCCGGTCGGTGGTATCCGTATGTAGATGGGCCTGCGTTTTACACGCTGAAAGTCCTGCTGCCCAAGGGATTTCGTGCGGTTTCCGAAGCAGAGGATGTCGAGGTGCAGGAGACCGCAGACGGAATGCAGTATTCGTTTATCTTTCCCCATCCGGTAGAAAGAGTGAGTCTTGTTGCCGGAAGATATCTGGAAATACAGGAAACGTTCGAAGGGATTTCACTCACCGGGTTTTTCTTTCCGGAAGATGTTGCTCATGCAAAAACGTATTTCGGGTATGCCAAGAAATACCTCAGGATGTACGGCAAACTGCTGACACCTTTCCCGTACAGGAGGCTTTGCATTGTGGAAAACATCCGGCCCGGCAGTCATTCCCGGCCTACCTATATTGTGGTGGAACCTGAGATGATTCAGGACCCTGCATATGCAGAGGAATCCTTCAGACGTGCATTCCTCCGGCAGTGGTTCGGACACTATATCTTTACGGACCGCAGGGAAGGAGACTGGTCCGGGGGACTGGTTGCCTATCTCTCTGACCATTTTATGAGGGAGAAAGCCGGAGAGGGAGTGCAATACAGGAAACAGATGCTGACAGAGTATGCCAATTACGTGAACCAGAAAAACGATATCCCTCTCAGGAATTTCATATACAGGCATAATCCGTCAGATTCCACTGGATACATTAAAGGATTGATGGTATTCCACATGCTGGAAAATCATACGGGAAAGGATGCATTTTACAATGCGCTGAAGAAGCTCGTTCGCGAACACGGGTTCAGGGAGGCATCCTGGGATGACCTGAAAAATGCGTTTGAAACTGAATCCGGTAAAAAACTGGAAAGATTTTTTGACCAGTGGCTGAACCGGAAAGGACTTCCGTCACTTACGGTGAATGATCCCAGGGTATTGGTTCTGCGGGGAACGCCGACAGTAGTCTTTGACATCGTGCAGGAAGGTGAACCCTACACTATGGACCTGAAAGTGAAGATCGTGACCGATGTATCTGAATTTTCCAGAACACTTACTCTTGACAGCGGAAAAGGGTCGTTTGAAATCCCTGTACAGGGATCACCTGTGAAGATGACCGTGGACGGAGATTGCAATGTCCTGAGGAAACTTTCTGATGAGGAAATCCCGCCGCTGCTGTCGGGTTTTTTCGGAGATGAGAAAAAGATTATCCTCGTTTCCGATGAAGACAGGGAAAAATACCAAAAACTCATAAGTATCGTAAAAGGGGCGGTCATAAAGGACGAATATGAGATTATGGACGAAGATATCAGGACTCATTCATTGCTCGTGTTCGGATACGGCGGGCCTGTCATGAAGCGGCTGTTCGGAACTGCGAACAGGACGGGTGACGGATTTTCCCTGGAAATATGGAGGAATCCCCTGAATCCGTCAAAGGTAGTTGCGATAGCATCAGCAATTTCCCGGGCTGAGGTAGATATGTCGGCAGAGAAAATCTTCAGTTACGGGCATACATCGTTCGTGCGGTTTAAAAAGGGGAAAAATGTCGATGTGAAAACCGCTCCTGCCGAACTGGGATTAGTGTTCGGTCTCGACAAGCCGGTGCTTGTCATACAGCCGCGGCAGATCACAAGGATTGAAGAGATCATTCCCAATATTCTTGAGAAACCCGTCATCTATATCGCGGAACGTCATACCGATTACGAGGATCATAAGGTCCAATTGAAGGTAATCATGAACCTCCATGAACAGGGAAGAAAGTTTGCGATCGGCATGGAGATGTTTCAGAGACCGTTTCAGAAGGTCATCGATGATTACCTTGCCGGTGCGATAAGCGAAATGGAGTTTCTGAAAGGCACCGAGTATTTCAAGAGATGGCAATTCGATTACCACCTTTACCGGGAGATTGTCGAATATGCAAAGGCAAAGAAAATCCCTGTGATTGCGCTCAATATCTGGACAGAGATTGTCAAAAAGGTTTCCTCGGAAGGCCTCGATTCCCTCTCTGATATCGAGAAAAGGGAAATCCCTGAATCGATGAACATGTCTGATGCGGCATACCAGGAGAAACTCCGTGATGTATTCAGGCAGCATCAGCATTCGAACAAGGAAGGACGGAATTTTGAAAATTTCTATCAGGCACAGATCCTCTGGGATGAAACCATGGCTCATTCCATAGATGCATTCCTCAAAAAGAATCCTGATTACCAGATGGTGGTGCTTGCGGGTACCGGACATATCATGTACGACTCCGGAGTTCCGAACAGGGTACACCGGTTGAACGGGAAGGAGTATGTAACGATCATTCCGAATAACGGATCTGTCGACGCAGAACTTGGGGATTATCTTTACTCAGCAGAGAGTATCCCTCTGCCTTCGAATCTGAAACTCGGTGTTGTACTGAAAGAGAAAAAGGGGCGGGTTGAAGTCGAGAAGATTGTGCCTGGAAGTATCGCCAAGAGCGCGGGCGTGGAGGAAGGAGATATTATTATCTCACTGAACGACTGGGTGGTTTCTGATATCGCAGATGTGAAGATCTTCATGCTCGAAAAGAAGAGGGGGGAAAAGTTTACTGTCAGGGTGATGAGAAAAGGGTTCCTGTCCGGGTACAAAGAAGTTGTTCTGATCGGAACGATGTAG
- a CDS encoding fumarate hydratase, which translates to MRNLRDAIVDLYRQAATSLPRDVEKALRKAYRREAQGSNARAALATVLENVRIARDDSKPICQDTGVPVFFVSIPSGISHLQVREDIIRATRIATRQIPLRPNAVDILSEKNSGDNTGAGFPVIYLEETKDTLLVMNLMLKGAGSENIGQIYKLPSEDLMAERNLEGVRKCILDAVYKAQGRGCPPYVIGAGIGAAKDQVAKLSKVQFLRDIEDKNMHRVLRKLEQRILEDLNRLGIGPIGFGGATTAIGVKIGVCHRHPATYFVDVAMSCWADRKAQLVWDIRKPQFEIRK; encoded by the coding sequence ATGCGGAATTTGCGCGATGCAATAGTGGACCTTTACCGGCAGGCTGCAACTTCATTGCCACGGGATGTGGAAAAGGCTTTAAGGAAGGCGTATCGGAGAGAAGCGCAGGGTTCGAACGCGCGCGCTGCCCTTGCAACGGTTCTCGAGAACGTACGCATCGCACGGGATGACTCGAAGCCGATATGCCAGGATACCGGCGTGCCAGTATTTTTTGTCAGCATACCTTCGGGCATAAGCCATCTTCAGGTAAGAGAAGACATCATCAGGGCAACCAGAATTGCAACCAGGCAGATTCCGCTGAGACCCAATGCGGTCGACATTCTGTCTGAAAAGAATTCCGGCGACAATACCGGAGCCGGATTCCCGGTGATATACCTTGAGGAGACCAAAGATACACTGCTTGTCATGAATCTCATGCTGAAGGGTGCGGGATCGGAAAATATCGGACAGATCTATAAACTTCCTTCCGAAGACCTCATGGCTGAACGCAACCTTGAAGGAGTGAGAAAGTGTATTCTCGATGCGGTATACAAGGCACAGGGCAGAGGATGTCCTCCTTATGTCATCGGGGCAGGCATAGGTGCTGCGAAGGATCAGGTGGCAAAGCTTTCAAAAGTGCAGTTCCTGAGGGATATTGAAGATAAAAATATGCATCGCGTCCTGCGAAAGCTCGAACAAAGAATCCTGGAAGATCTCAATCGTCTCGGGATCGGACCAATCGGCTTCGGTGGCGCAACAACAGCCATAGGAGTGAAGATCGGCGTTTGCCACAGGCATCCGGCTACGTACTTCGTAGACGTTGCAATGTCCTGCTGGGCGGACAGAAAGGCACAGCTTGTGTGGGACATCCGCAAGCCGCAATTCGAAATCAGGAAATGA
- the rpsU gene encoding 30S ribosomal protein S21, translated as MEIRVSGNDIERALKSLKRELQKEGLFKEIKQRSYYEKPSEKEKRKRREAQKKRRKALRFKRSV; from the coding sequence TTGGAAATCCGAGTGAGCGGAAACGATATTGAAAGAGCCTTAAAAAGCCTTAAGCGCGAACTGCAAAAGGAAGGTCTTTTTAAGGAAATCAAGCAGAGAAGCTATTATGAAAAGCCGTCCGAGAAGGAAAAACGGAAAAGGAGAGAAGCGCAGAAGAAAAGGAGAAAAGCTTTACGGTTTAAGAGATCTGTCTAG
- a CDS encoding Slp family lipoprotein — translation MKRNPSFIPVLIVLLAMLSCAPVLRKDVMDVSIRDFHLSDMRQVPEKYTGKLFVLGGVIISSKATAEGSLIEALYVPVDARGYLQETGRAYGRFYALFPRESGLLDPIIFRKDRQITFAGEFLGIRQGKIDEMDYGYPLFRIREIYLWEERNVYYIPPPYYEPYPPWWGHHYWWKGYGPGPPPPYWW, via the coding sequence ATGAAACGTAATCCGTCGTTTATTCCTGTTCTCATCGTTCTGCTGGCCATGCTTTCCTGCGCACCGGTTCTCAGAAAAGATGTGATGGATGTCTCCATCAGGGATTTTCATCTTTCTGATATGAGGCAGGTTCCCGAGAAGTATACGGGAAAGCTGTTCGTCCTCGGCGGAGTAATTATCAGCTCAAAGGCTACCGCTGAAGGCTCCCTGATAGAAGCACTTTATGTGCCGGTTGATGCCAGGGGTTATCTGCAGGAAACAGGGAGAGCGTATGGCAGGTTCTATGCCCTTTTCCCAAGGGAAAGCGGTCTCCTCGACCCGATTATTTTCAGGAAGGACCGACAGATAACTTTTGCAGGGGAATTCCTCGGGATAAGGCAGGGGAAGATAGACGAAATGGATTACGGCTATCCTTTGTTCAGGATCAGAGAAATCTATCTCTGGGAAGAACGCAATGTCTATTATATACCTCCCCCGTATTATGAGCCATATCCCCCCTGGTGGGGACATCACTACTGGTGGAAGGGTTACGGGCCAGGTCCGCCCCCGCCGTACTGGTGGTAA
- a CDS encoding Lrp/AsnC ligand binding domain-containing protein: MSRVYMLANITTGKERFVRDTLRGKKGVESADIITGAYDLIAILEAKDMNDIFNKILKDIRKIKGLTRTETFVAVE, from the coding sequence ATGTCACGGGTATATATGCTGGCAAATATCACCACGGGAAAGGAACGCTTCGTGAGGGATACCCTGCGCGGGAAAAAGGGAGTAGAAAGTGCCGACATCATTACGGGAGCCTATGACCTCATAGCCATCCTCGAAGCAAAAGACATGAATGATATCTTCAACAAGATATTGAAAGACATAAGAAAAATAAAAGGACTCACCAGGACAGAAACGTTTGTAGCAGTAGAATAA
- a CDS encoding FumA C-terminus/TtdB family hydratase beta subunit, which yields MKEARGICLPMTQKDARTLKVGDLVLISGNIVTGRDRIHNYLFNMRPTEKEVPFPLNGTIIYHCGPLMRKIHGGFECVAAGPTTSARLEIYEHRIIAEYGIRGVMGKGGMGAQTLSALQKEGSVYFHAVGGAAVYLAAKVKKVAGVWMLDEFGMTEAMWLLDVEDFPALVTMDAHGGDLHEAIDRKSFHEFRRLAGIGEYRNPPYPEKGVNP from the coding sequence ATGAAAGAAGCCAGGGGAATCTGCCTTCCGATGACACAAAAGGACGCACGCACGCTGAAAGTCGGTGATCTCGTCCTCATCAGCGGAAATATCGTTACAGGAAGAGACAGGATCCATAATTACCTGTTCAATATGAGGCCGACCGAAAAAGAAGTGCCGTTTCCTCTGAATGGCACTATCATCTACCACTGCGGTCCTCTCATGAGAAAGATACACGGAGGCTTTGAGTGTGTTGCGGCAGGTCCGACAACAAGCGCAAGGCTCGAGATATATGAACACCGGATTATTGCTGAATATGGTATTCGGGGTGTTATGGGGAAGGGTGGTATGGGCGCACAGACTTTGAGCGCCCTTCAGAAGGAAGGGAGTGTATATTTTCATGCCGTTGGCGGTGCAGCAGTGTATCTTGCCGCTAAGGTCAAGAAAGTGGCCGGTGTCTGGATGCTCGATGAATTCGGCATGACAGAGGCGATGTGGCTGCTTGATGTGGAGGATTTCCCCGCATTGGTTACGATGGATGCCCATGGCGGAGACCTGCATGAGGCAATAGACAGGAAATCGTTTCATGAATTCAGGAGACTTGCCGGCATAGGGGAATATCGCAATCCACCTTATCCGGAAAAAGGAGTCAATCCTTGA
- a CDS encoding PilZ domain-containing protein: protein MSGQKSGRNRNNRQHKRFEERCKTEFCVKNARYRGLSSNFSLGGLFIRTRHPFPPGTPVTIVIHLPDGASSHIRGKVSRASIAPAGKGSQTRKYLQKGFGIEITEKDTHYLHFLRYLLNLETLGKKYARSEISRSEFEAGKRDLKI from the coding sequence ATGTCGGGTCAGAAATCGGGCAGAAACAGGAATAACAGGCAGCACAAACGGTTTGAAGAGCGCTGCAAGACGGAATTTTGCGTAAAGAATGCAAGATACCGTGGGCTTTCGAGCAATTTTTCTCTTGGCGGGCTCTTCATTAGAACACGACATCCGTTCCCCCCGGGGACCCCGGTTACTATCGTGATCCATTTGCCTGACGGAGCATCTTCACATATACGGGGCAAGGTCAGCAGGGCTTCAATAGCTCCGGCCGGAAAGGGAAGCCAGACAAGAAAATATCTGCAGAAAGGATTTGGCATAGAGATAACAGAAAAAGATACGCATTATCTGCACTTTCTGAGATATCTGCTGAATCTCGAAACGCTTGGCAAAAAATATGCGCGGAGCGAAATAAGCAGATCAGAATTTGAAGCAGGAAAGAGAGACCTGAAGATCTGA
- a CDS encoding aminotransferase class I/II-fold pyridoxal phosphate-dependent enzyme, with amino-acid sequence MVQQPEDILTRERFDMDIYRLAEALGRQERDILDFSSPVNPLGVSKKVKAELRKHLKYLSQHPDTEAVRLRKRLGQFHGINPEMILCGNGSTELVYLLARVIAPRKVLIPSPTLPVYEQALLKDGRGERRTDIAFFFLEEHNGFQIEPDEFIGILKGNEFLPPPVDNSSSSCNMAFLCNPNNPTGRLLKKEHVLKIADAARDTRCYLIVDESYMDFCPGDSVISEAGKNPYLVVLRSMTSFYALAGLRIGFGVFPPSLAERLKRNREPWTVNSLAQRAAVIAIRDKAYRKETFVLMEKEKRFLEKKFRKLGIEYFPSDVNFYLLKTASLDEISSRLRKKGILVKTSSGQRGPEKKYLMVAVKTHKQNSVLIREISSVMKEGKNAENVTGS; translated from the coding sequence ATGGTGCAGCAGCCAGAAGATATCCTTACACGCGAAAGGTTTGATATGGACATATATCGGCTTGCAGAGGCACTCGGCAGGCAGGAGAGAGATATCCTTGATTTCAGTTCGCCGGTGAATCCGCTCGGTGTCTCCAAAAAGGTAAAGGCGGAATTGCGGAAGCATCTCAAGTATCTCTCTCAGCATCCTGACACTGAAGCAGTACGACTGAGAAAAAGGCTCGGACAATTCCATGGCATCAACCCGGAGATGATACTCTGCGGAAACGGAAGCACAGAACTCGTGTATCTGCTCGCGAGGGTTATCGCGCCCCGGAAGGTTCTGATCCCTTCCCCCACACTGCCGGTATATGAACAGGCATTGCTGAAAGATGGACGCGGGGAGCGGCGGACAGATATCGCATTCTTCTTTCTTGAAGAGCACAATGGATTTCAGATAGAGCCGGATGAGTTTATTGGTATTCTCAAAGGCAACGAATTTCTCCCGCCTCCCGTCGATAACTCGTCATCTTCCTGTAATATGGCCTTTCTGTGCAATCCCAATAACCCTACAGGACGGCTGCTGAAGAAGGAGCATGTGCTGAAGATCGCAGATGCTGCGAGAGACACCCGGTGCTATTTGATCGTGGACGAATCGTATATGGATTTCTGTCCGGGGGACTCGGTTATCAGTGAAGCCGGAAAAAATCCCTATCTGGTCGTACTCAGGAGCATGACCAGTTTTTATGCCCTTGCAGGTTTGAGGATCGGGTTTGGTGTCTTCCCCCCCTCCCTTGCAGAAAGACTGAAGCGGAACAGGGAGCCATGGACAGTGAACAGTCTTGCGCAGCGGGCGGCTGTCATCGCAATTAGGGATAAGGCATACCGGAAAGAGACGTTTGTCCTGATGGAAAAGGAAAAACGCTTTCTCGAAAAGAAATTCAGGAAACTCGGAATAGAATATTTTCCCTCGGATGTAAATTTCTATCTTCTGAAAACTGCCTCTTTGGACGAAATATCTTCCAGACTGAGAAAAAAGGGGATACTCGTGAAAACCAGCTCCGGGCAAAGGGGACCCGAAAAAAAATACCTTATGGTTGCGGTGAAGACACATAAGCAGAACTCGGTCCTGATCAGGGAAATTTCCTCTGTCATGAAGGAAGGAAAGAATGCAGAAAACGTGACAGGATCATGA
- a CDS encoding diacylglycerol kinase, which produces MKKLRDLTMPIRQWLKSANFAIEGILHAAKTQRHVRYHLLSAAVVLLLSYVLGVSRIEFLIIALSVIAVLLAEMFNTAIEVIVDIISPEHSEKARVVKDIAAGAVLITAFGVAVIGYIVLFPYLQDTFHRGLYITKHSKEEIALIAFIIVVILVVVTKAYFGRGLPLKGGMPSGHAALAFSVWVATTFMTEHFFVSVLSFVVAVLIAQSRVVTRAHSIWEVILGSLMGASVTFLLFRIFS; this is translated from the coding sequence ATGAAGAAGTTACGGGATCTTACCATGCCGATCAGGCAATGGCTGAAAAGCGCTAATTTTGCGATAGAGGGGATCCTGCATGCTGCAAAAACACAGCGGCATGTGCGATACCATCTTCTTAGCGCCGCAGTGGTGCTCCTCCTGAGTTATGTCCTCGGGGTCTCGCGCATTGAGTTCCTCATCATTGCCCTGTCTGTTATCGCGGTGCTCCTTGCCGAGATGTTCAATACCGCAATTGAAGTCATCGTCGATATCATATCACCGGAGCATTCCGAGAAGGCGAGGGTCGTAAAGGACATCGCAGCGGGAGCAGTGCTGATCACCGCATTCGGTGTTGCGGTCATCGGGTATATAGTGCTTTTCCCCTATCTCCAGGACACCTTTCACAGAGGGCTCTACATCACAAAACACTCCAAGGAAGAAATCGCCCTCATCGCATTTATTATTGTGGTGATCCTTGTCGTGGTGACCAAGGCATATTTCGGAAGGGGTCTGCCGCTGAAGGGAGGAATGCCGAGCGGACATGCAGCGCTGGCATTCTCGGTGTGGGTAGCGACGACGTTCATGACAGAACACTTTTTCGTCTCGGTTCTCTCGTTTGTCGTTGCGGTTCTGATTGCACAGAGCAGGGTAGTCACCAGGGCGCATTCTATATGGGAGGTCATCCTGGGAAGCCTTATGGGGGCATCCGTGACGTTTCTCCTCTTCAGGATATTTTCCTGA
- a CDS encoding cytochrome c: protein MKYYTMTVLLTVSFALFLFQAGCRKADQPPEAPKRTGSHQAAEKAAEKLFNERCLMCHHDSATMKKISQTDEIIKTIRNPKRGMPKFAEEEISDAEAEALAKYIFFRILTGALNKK from the coding sequence ATGAAATACTACACAATGACCGTTCTGCTGACAGTGTCATTTGCACTGTTTTTATTTCAGGCTGGATGCAGGAAGGCAGATCAGCCTCCTGAAGCACCAAAGAGGACCGGATCGCATCAGGCAGCAGAAAAGGCGGCTGAAAAGCTGTTCAATGAACGTTGTCTCATGTGCCATCATGACAGCGCCACGATGAAAAAAATCTCACAGACGGATGAGATTATAAAAACGATAAGGAATCCGAAAAGGGGTATGCCGAAATTTGCAGAAGAAGAAATCTCGGACGCGGAGGCAGAAGCCCTTGCAAAATACATTTTCTTCCGGATACTCACAGGGGCATTGAATAAGAAGTAG